The following is a genomic window from Aeromonas sp. FDAARGOS 1405.
CGGCCAGTATGATGGCTGCGCCCGTACCCTTTTGGCCGAGCGCTTCCAGCAACGGCAAGACCCGCTCCCGCCTAGTGCAGATGATGGCGAGATCCGGGGTCAGCGGCAGGCTGGCGATGTCGGGATAGGCCAGCACGCCAGCGATGGACTTGTTGCGCGGGGTGACGGGGAGGATGGGCCCTTTGAACTGGCCTGCCAGCAGGTGGCGCACGATCACATGACCCGCCTTGAGCGGGTCGGTCGAGGCGCCGATCACGGCGATTGAGTGGGGTTTGAACAGCCGATCCAGACCGCTTGCTTTCATGGGCACTCCCGACAAAAGGGGGAAGATACCAGTCTAATACGCCTTTGCTGCGGGTTCTGTGACCGGATCCTGATCACCGTTTGTTCAGGGCATTGGCACGCAGATAAAAGCGCAGTTCGCCTTGCACCCGGCGAATGGCTCCCAGGTGGCGTTCCTGTAGATAGATATCCTGCTCCCGATCGAGCGCTGTACTGGGCACGCCCATGCTCTGCAGATACTCGTCAAACAGGGTTGAACCCTTGATCTCTACCAGATGCTGTTTCATGGCTCTCCTCCCTGCGCCTTGGCGTTTGTTGATGAACGCCCAGTCTGCGATGACCTGCCGGGTTTGCCTATTGTCACTTTTGACATGAGATTTGACACGAGAGCGCTCACACATCTTGCAGAGAGGGCGCCGTTGAGGCGCTGGCTGGCGTTATAGTATGGCGAGGAGCACGAGGCACGGATGGTGCACAGGATGATCAGAGTTTGGTGGTGGTGCATGGCACTGTGGACGGTTGGCGTATCGGCAACCGAGCAGCCTATCCGCGCCTGGAATCTGCTGCTGGATCATCCCAACCCCGCCGTCGTCCAGTTGCTGCGGCTCTCTCTCGATCTCACCGTACCGGAGTATGGCCCCTACCAGCTGGTCCCCAGCCCCCAGATGGAGCAGGGGCGGGCGGTGAAGGAGCTGCGCAGCGGTGAGCTGGTTCAGATTGGTGTCTTTGCCCCCGATGGTGAGCGAGAGCGGGAGTTGCTGGCAATCCACATTCCGCTGGCCAAGGGGCTGCTCGGCTGGCGGGTGTGTCTGGTTCGGCAGGGGGATGAGGGGCGTTTTGCCGCGATCGAGTCGTTGGCGGACTGGCATCGCGCCGGGCTCTCCATCGGTCAGCACAGATCCTGGCCAGACACCCAGTTGCTGCGGGCTAACGGCCTCAAGGTGACGGTGGGCAATCTTTATGAGGCGCTTTTCAACATGCTGCGCAAGAAGCGTTTTGACTGCTTCCTGCGCTCGGTCATCGAGATCGAGGATGAACTCAGGCAGCACCCGGATCTGGCCATCGAGCCTCGTCTGGTATTTCGCTATCCGCTAGCGCTGCTCTTCTTTGTCTCGCCCAACTATCCGGAGCTGGCGCAGCGTATCGAGCTCGGCCTGCAGCGGGCACGGCAATCGGGCGCTTTTGATCGGGTTTTTGAAGAGGGATTTGGCAGCACCATTCGGCGGCTAAAACTGGATGAGCGGGTGCGCCTCGAGCTGCACAATCCCGACCTGCCGTTGCCCAGTCGCGTCATGATGGCTGATCCGGCACTCATCTATAAACCGGTGTCAGCGCAGTGAACCCTGATTCTGCGCGGTATCCCAGAAGGCGCGGATCAATGGCTCCTCCAGCCGCTTCTTGAGTACCCCGATCCCCACATCAAATGGCTTGAAGGCGGGCTTGAGGTCGATGATCCGTACCTTGTCGCCGAGCGGGCTGTGGTCGATCACCGCCGCCGGTACCAGCCCCACGCCACAGCCGAGCGCCACCATGGCGACAATCCCCTCGTTCCCCGCCACTTCGGCATAGATGTTGGGGGCTATCCCCTTGTTGCGAAACCACTGATCGCTGCGTTTACGGGCCAGTCCCTGCTCGGAGAGGATGACTGGCAGCTGCTCCCAATCCGGCTCCCCTTGACGGAACCACTGGTTCAGCTGCGGGGCATTGCGCGGCGCGATGAAGACCAGCGGCACCAGCTGCAGGCTGGCAAATTCGAGTTTGGCCGGCAGGGCATCGGGGCGGGCGGCGATAGCGAGATCGGCCTCGTCGGCCAGGATCTTGTCCACCGCCAGCGCCGGGTCGCCGGTCTCCAGCTTGATCTCCAGCTGGGGGTAGCGGCGGCGAAAGCGCTCCAGCACCTCGGGCAGCAGAAAGTAGCTGGCAGTGACCGAGCAGAACACGCGCAGCCGTCCCTGCAGTGGTTCATCGCTGCGTTTGAGCTCCTGCTTGAGCTGACGCCACTCCTGCAACAGGCCGCCGCCAAACTCCCGCAGCTTCTCACCGGCGGGGGTGAGCCGCACCGAGCGGTTATCTCGCTCGAACAGGATACAGCCGGTCTCCTGCTCCAGTCGCTGGATGGCGCGACTCAGGGTGGAGGGGCTGACCGCCATGGCATCGGCACTCTTGCCGAAGTGGAGGGAGTCGGCGAGGTGGAGAAACAGCTCGAGATTGCGAAGGTCCATCTTTCAGCTCCTGGCGCGGCATATGTGCCCGATATCCAGCGGTTGGCGGCTTGTTTCTGCCATCTCGCGGTACATTCAGCAGGCAATTATGAAGGGTGGTTGTTTCAGTTATTGCAACGTACTGTTTCGAATATATCAGTTCAGGCAATAAGTGTCCCGCGCTATAGTGGTTCAGACAACGCCGCTACCCGGCATGGAATCAATCGAACGGAGCAATCACCATGGCTAACTATTTCAACACCTTGAACCTGCGTCAGCAGTTGGCCCAACTGGGCAAGTGTCGTTTCATGCAGCGCGAAGAGTTCGCGGACGGCTGCAACGTGCTGAAGGGCAAGAAGGTGGTGATTGTGGGCTGTGGTGCCCAGGGTCTGAACCAGGGTCTGAACATGCGCGACTCCGGGCTGGATATCTCCTACGCCCTGCGCAAGGCCGCCATCACCGAGAAGCGCGCCTCATGGCAGAAAGCCACCGACAACGGCTTCGCGGTCGGCACCTATGAAGAGCTGATCCCGACCGCCGATCTGGTGCTCAACCTGACCCCGGACAAACAGCACTCCGACGTCGTCAAAACCGTGATGCCGCTGATGAAGCAGGGCGCTGCATTGGGCTACTCCCACGGTTTCAATGTGGTGGAAGAGGGTCAGCAGATCCGCTCCGATATCACCGTCGTGATGGTGGCGCCCAAGTGCCCGGGCACCGAGGTACGTGAAGAGTACAAGCGCGGCTTCGGTGTACCGACCCTGATCGCCGTTCACCCGGAGAACGATCCCAAGGGCGAAGGCATGGCCATCGCCAAGGCGTGGGCCTCTGCCACCGGTGGCGACCGTGCCGGCGTGCTGGAGTCCTCCTTCGTAGCGGAAGTGAAATCTGACCTGATGGGCGAGCAGACCATCCTCTGCGGCATGCTGCAAGCAGGTTCCCTGCTCTGCTACGACAAACTTGTTGCCGAAGGCACCGACCCGGCCTACGCCGGCAAGTTGATCCAGTTTGGTTGGGAGACCATCACCGAAGCCCTGAAACAGGGTGGCATCAGCCTGATGATGGACCGCCTCTCCAACCCGGCCAAGCTGCGCGCTTTCGAGCTCTCCGAGCAGCTCAAGACCCTGATGCGCCCGCTGTTCGAGAAGCATATGGACGACATCATCGCCGGTGAGTTCTCCCGCGGCATGATGGCCGATTGGGCCGAAGATGACGTCAAGCTGTTCACCTGGCGTGAAGAGACCGGTAAATCCGCCTTCGAAAATGCCCCGGCGTTTGCAGGCAAGATTGCCGAGCAGGAGTACTTCGACAATGGCGTGGTGATGGTGGCCATGGTCAAGGCGGGTGTCGAGCTGGCGTTCGAGACCATGGTGGCTTCCGGTATCTACGAGGAGTCCGCCTACTACGAATCCCTTCACGAGTTGCCGCTGATCGCCAACACAGTTGCCCGCAAGCGTCTGTACGAGATGAACGTGGTCATCTCCGACACCGCCGAGTACGGCAACTACCTGTTCGCCAACGCCGCCGTGCCCTTGCTGCGCGAGCACTTCATGCCGACCCTGAAGGCGGGTGATCTGGGTGCCAGCAAGGCGGAAGGGCAGAGCGTGGATAACCTGGCGCTGCTGGCGGCTAACGAAGCGACCCGCAACCATCCGATCGAAAAAATCGGTCAGGTACTGCGTGGCTACATGAAGGACATGAAACGCATCGCTGTTGGCGGTTAAGCCTGCATCGGGCTGGATGATGAAGGGGCGGGGATGACGATCCCCGTCGCCGGTCGGACTGGACACCCGACCGGCTAGCCAGAAAAATCAGCCTGACAATCATAAAAAAGCCCCGCTCATCGAGCGGGGCTTTTGCATTCAGAAAGGTCTGATAAATCAGGCTTTCCACGCTTTCCAGGTGTTGATCAGACCGTTGGTGGAGCAGTCGTGGCTGGTGACAGCCTCGTTGTTGCCCAGCTCCGGCAGGATCTTGTTGGCCAGCTGTTTGCCCAGCTCCACACCCCACTGGTCGAAGGAGAAGATGTTCCAGATTGCGCCCTGTACGAAAATCTTGTGCTCGTACATGGCGATCAGGGCACCCAGGGTTTTCGGGGTCAGGCTCTTGAACAGGATGGAGTTGGTCGGGCGGTTGCCTTCGAACACCTTGAACGGCACCAGATCCTTGACCTGCTCCAGGGTTTTGCCTGCCGCCAGGAACTCGGCTTCAACCTCTTCCTTGCTCTTGCCGAAGGCCAGTGCCTCGGTCTGGGCGAAGAAGTTGGCCAGCAGTTTCGGGTGGTGATCACCGATCGGGTTGTGGCTGATGGCCGGCGCCAGGAAGTCACAGGGGATCAGCTTGGTGCCCTGATGGATCAGCTGGTAGAAAGCGTGCTGGCCGTTGGTGCCCGGCTCACCCCAGATGATGGGGCCGGTCTGGTAGTCAACCGGCTTGCCGTTGCGATCCACGTACTTGCCGTTGGATTCCATGTTGCCCTGCTGGAAGTAGGCAGGGAAGCGGTGCATGTACTGATCGTACGGCAGGATGGCTTCGGACTCGGCACCGTAGAAGTTGTTGTACCACAGGCCAATCAGCGCCAGCAGCACCGGCACGTTCTGCTCATAGGAGGCAGTGGCGAAGTGCATATCCATCTCGAAGGCGCCTTGCAGCAGGGCTTCAAAGTTCTCGAAACCGACAGACAGGGCGATGGGCATGCCGATGGCAGACCAGGAGGAGTAGCGGCCGCCAACCCAGTCCCAGAACTCGAACATGTTGTTGGTGTCGATACCGAACTCGGCCACGGCCTTGCCGTTGGTGGAGAGGGCAGCGAAGTGTTTGGCAACGTGGGCCTTGTCACCGGCGATATTGATGAACCAGTCGCGAGCGGTCAGGGCGTTGGTCATGGTCTCCTGGGTGGTGAAGGTCTTGGAGGCCACCAGGAACAGGGTGGTTTCCGGATCGATCTTCTTCAGGGTTTCGGCGATGTGGGTGCCATCGACGTTGGAGACGAAGTGCATCTGCAGGTGGTTTTTGTAGGGACGCAGAGCCTCGGTGATCATCACAGGGCCCAGGTCAGAGCCACCGATACCGATGTTGACCACGTGCTGGATCGCTTTGCCGGTGTAGCCTTTCCACTCGCCGGAGATGATCTTCTCGCAGAAGCCCTTCATCTTGGCCAGTACGGCGTTCACTTCCGGCATCACATCCTTGCCGTCGCACTCGATGGGGCGGTCGGAGCGGTTGCGCAGGGCCACGTGCAGTACGGATCGCCCTTCGGTCATGTTGATCTTGTCGCCATTGAACATGGCATCGATCGCGCTGCGAAGATCGGTCTCTTTGGCCAGATCAACCAGCAACTTGAGGGTTTCTTCGGTGATCAGGTTCTTCGAGTAATCAACCAGGATGTCGCCGCCGAAGGTGAGGGAAAACTTGTCAAAGCGCTTCGGGTCCTGTGCGAACAGATCCTTGAGTCGGGTCTCTTTGTTTGCTGCAAAGTGGGCTTCCAGTGCCTGCCAGGCCTGGGTTTGGGTTGGATTGATGTTTTTCATAGGATTCCTGAAATGCCAAGTTGTGTTTGAACCTTGCAGGCAAGGTCCCGCCAAACCTTATTATCCGAGCATTATAGCGAGCCGGCTGGGCGGCCCGTGTAACAGAGTTTTACCGATTGTCTTTTACCGCAATGGGGCAACCGTCGGGAGTATACAACCAGAACATCGGGATTATGAGTCACGAAAGCAAGGGGGATCTTGCGCTCGCTCATGATTGGGGCTGGCCCGCAGCTCTGAAATTGTTTTCATTCAGCCGGCCTGATTATGCAGCGGATGGCGTGCCAGAAATGACAATGCCAGCCCGAAGGCTGGCATTGTGGGTTGCTGCTTTACCGCGATCATGCCTGCGGTTTTTGCATGTGCATCACCATCTGCGGGAAGGGAATTTCGATCCCTTCGGCATCAAAGGTGAGTTTCACCTTCTCGTGGAAGTCGAACCAGACACCCCAGTAGTCGCCGGTCTTGACCCACGGGCGCACCACGATATTGACCGAGGAGTCGGCCAGCGCGGCGACGGCGATGGTAGCGGCCGGATCCTTCAGGATGCGCGGCTCTTCGTTCACCAGACGCTCAAGGATCTGCTTGGCCTTGCGCAGGTCGGAGCCGTAGCCGATACCGAAGGTCATGTCGACGCGGCGGGTATCCATGCGGGAGTAGTTGACGATGGTGCCGTTGAGGATGGCGGAGTTCGGAACTACCACCATCTTGTTGTCACCGGAGGTGAGGGTGGTGGTGAATAGCTGAACGGATTGCACCACGCCAGACGTGCCTGCCACTTCGATAAACTCGCCCGCCTTGATGGGGCGGAAGATGATCAGCAGGAAGCCAGCGGCAAAGTTGGAGAGCGAGCCTTGCAGCGCCAGACCGATGGCCAGACCGGCGGCACCGATAATGGCGACGAAGGAGGCGGTCTGGACGCCGACCCGGCCCAGCGCGGCGATCACCACGAACACCAGGATGGCGTATTTGAGGATGCTGCCAACGAAGTGGGTGACAGTGGTGTCGAGCTTGCGCGCCTGCATCACTTTTACCACGCCACCGCTGAGCAGATTGGCTGCGATATAGCCGACCAGCAGGGTGAGCAGGGCGGCCGCGATGTTGACGGCATACTCGATCAGCAGGCCCTGGTTATTGACCAGCCAGGTCTGCGCTTCGGTAATGATTTCGGGTTCCATAGGATGTCCTTTCGGGTGCTAAAGGTTTATGGCGCATGAATCTAACATCGCAGCGCGACAGTCCGGGTCGCATCTGGTGCTTATTTTACTGCCATAAAAAACTGCCACAAAAAAGAAGGGAGGCCAAGGCCTCCCTTCTTCAAGCTAGGTGAAAAGCGCTGCCGATCAACTTTGTAGCAGTTGACTGCGAATAAATTGCCACTGATCCTCAAAGCCGGCGGTGGGCTTGAGCTTGAACTCGGAGCGGACGAACTGACTGATGCGACCTTCGGTGTAGGCCAGCAGCAGATTGGCCAGCATGGTCTCATCGAGCTGGAAGCCCTGACCCTCGCGCAGTCGCTTCTCGCGCAGCACCTGTTTGATCTGGGTCTCCAGCTTGTCGAACAGGATGCTGATGCGGTCTCGCAACCGGTCATGCTCCCCCAGCAGGGCATCGCCGTTGAGGATGCGGGTAATGCCGGGATTGCGCTCGGCGAACACCAGCAGCAACTGCAGGATGTGGTGGCAGCGCGCCATGGTGTCTTTCTCTTCCGCCATGATCAGATTGACCCGTGACAGCAGGGAATCCTCGATAAAGTCGATCAGCCCCTCGAACATCCGCGCCTTGCTGGGAAAGTGTCGATAGAGGGCAGCTTCAGATACGCCGACCTCGGCCGCCAGACGGGCCGTGGTGATACGCTGCCCCGGACTGGTTTCCAGCATATGGGCGAGCGCCTGCAGGATCTGATCGCGCCGACTCTGTTTCTGATTACTGCTTGCCATGGATTCCCCTAAAAAAACAATGGCTTGATTCTGTTATTAGGCACCGCCCATCAGGTTGGTGTGGTCTGTTATTGACGACCGGAAGAACCAAAACCGCCTTCGCCCCGTTCGCTCTGGTTGAACTCATCGACCAGTTGGAAGGTGGCCTGAACCACCGGCATGATTACCAGCTGGGCGATACGCTCGCCGGGTTGCATGGTGAACTCATCCTTGCCGCGGTTCCAGACCGAGACCATCAGCTGACCCTGATAGTCGGAATCGATCAGACCGACCAAGTTGCCCAGCACGATGCCGTGCTTATGGCCAAGGCCGGAGCGGGGCAGAATGGTGGCACACAGACCCGGATCCTGAATGTGAATAGCCAGACCGGTCGGTACCAGAGTGGTATCGCCCGGAGCCAGAGTCAGCGGCGCATCCAGCAGGGCACGCAGATCCATGCCGGCAGAGCCGGGAGTGGCGTAGGCGGGCAGCGGGTACTCGGTACCGATACGGGCATCCAGAATCTTCAGTTCAATTTGTGTTGTCATGAATCGCTTTTTCAGTTGGATCTTGTGTTGGCGCCCATCTTGGCAAGGCGGGGCGCCGTGAGTCTTGTTCTTTCGGGGCGCTTAGCGCCGATAGTGACACGCAATCAGGGCAACCAGATGACGGGCCAGCGTCAGCTTGTCGGCCAGCGGCAGAGGCGCCTGGCCCCCTTGCCAGAACACGGTCAGGGCGTTGTCATCGGCGTTGAAGCCTTGCCCCTCGCGGGATACATCGTTGGCGGCGATCATGTCCAACCGCTTTCGCTGCAATTTATCGAGGGCGTATTGTTCCACATCCACGGTTTCGGCGGCAAATCCGACAGTGAAGGGTTTGTCTGGAAGGGCGCCGACGGCAGCAATGATGTCGGGATTTTTCACCAGCTTCACCACCATCTGATCGTTGTCACCGGTCTTCTTGATCTTCTGGCTGGCGACCTGCTCGGGGCGGTAGTCGGCCACCGCAGCGCAACCGATGAAGAGATCGCATTCTCCCACCCGGCTCATCACCGCCTGATGCATCTGTTCGGCGCTCTCGACATCAATGCGGGTGACGCCCACAGGTGTAGCCAGCGTTACCGGGCCGCTCACCAGCGTCACCTCGGCGCCCGCTTCACGAGCGGCGCGGGCGATGGCAAAGCCCATCTTGCCGGAGCTGTGGTTGCTGATGTAGCGCACCGGATCGAGCGCCTCGCGGGTCGGACCGGCGGTCAGCAGTAGCTTGACGCCCGCCAGCAAGGGCTCGGCGGCCAGCTGCTGGCAGCAGCGCTCCACCAGTTCGAGGGGATCCAGCATCCGGCCCGGGCCCACATCGCCACAGGCCTGGCTGCCGGAGTCCGGCCCCCACAGCAGGACGCCGCGGCTGGCCAGGGTCTTGAGATTGGCTTGGGTGGCTGCGTTGAGGTACATCTGCTGGTTCATGGCGGGCGCCAGGGCGACCGGTGCCGGGGTGGCCAGACAGAGGGTGGTGAGCAGTTCGTCGGCCATGCCGGCCGCCATACGCGCCATCAGGTTGGCGCTGGCGGGGGCGATCAATACCAGATCGGCCCACTTGGCCAGCTCGATATGGCCCATGCCCGCTTCGGCAGCCGGATCCAGCAGGCTGTCCGCCACCGGATGGCCGGAGACCGCCTGCAGGGTCAGTGGCGTGATGAACTCCTTAGCGGAGCGGGTCATCACCACCCGCACCTCGGCACCCTGATCTTTCAGACGGCGTACCAGCTCGGCACTCTTGTAGGCGGCGATCCCGCCGCTGACACCCAACAGGATGCGTTTATCGGCCAATCTCATCTGCTGTTTCTCTATCCGGCTCACTTTGACTGGTCGGCTAAGATACCACAGGCAGGGGATGACGACAGGGGTTGGCATCAAGGGGTTGTGGCGGGGAACACGCAAATATTTGCTATGTTTTTCCTCAACAGGGAGAGAGGAGAGACAAATGAGCATCAAGGAGTGGCCGGAAGATGAACGTCCCAGAGAGAAGCTGCTGCGACAGGGGCCGACGGTGCTCAGCGATGCCGAGCTGCTTGCCATCTTCCTGCGTACCGGCGTCAATGGCCTGAGTGCGGTCGATCTCTCCCGTAACCTGTTGAATCAGTTCGGATCGCTGCGCAATCTGCTGGGTGCGGATCAGCGCGCTTTCTGCGAGGCCCACGGCCTTGGCCCGGCCAAATATGCCCAGTTGCAGGCGGTGCTGGAGATGGCCAAACGCCATCTGGCGCAGCAGTTGCAAAGGGGTGATGCCCTCACCTCGCCCCAGCTGACCCGCGACTATTTGCAAGCCCAGCTGCGGGATCGGCCGCGCGAAGTGTTTGCCCTGCTGCTGCTCGACAATCAGCACAGAGTCATTCAATTTGTTGAGCTTTTTTACGGCACAATCGACTCGGCGAGCGTCTGGCCAAGAGAAATCGTGCAGATCGCGCTCAAACATAATGCAGCCGCGGTGATTCTGGCGCATAATCACCCGTCCGGCGTCGCCGAGCCCAGTAGGGCCGACCGCCAGATCACGGATCGGATCACGGCCGCTTTGGCCCTGATCGATATCAGAGTGCTGGATCACTTGGTGATCGGTGATGGCATCACGGTTTCTTTTGCCGAGCGCGGTTGGCTATAACTGTGCTCTGGCACCGTATTAGTTGATCTTTGATCACGGATGCTGTATAAAATGCCGCCTTCTGTTTGCCCCGCAATCGAAGGCCAGCGGGGCAGATATTTGCTCGAGCAATGAAGTAAGATTTGGAGAGACTGACATGTCTAGAGTATGCCAAGTAACCGGCAAGCGCCCGGCAGTTGGTAACAACCGTTCGCACGCTAACAACGCTACCAAGCGTCGTTTCCTGCCGAACCTGCACACTCACCGTTTCTGGGTTGAGAGTGAAAAACGCTTCGTAAGCCTGCGCGTATCCGCAAAAGGCATGCGTATCATCGACAAGCGTGGCGTTGAAGTGGTTCTGGCTGAACTGCGCGCCAGCGGTGTTAAGGTATAAGGAATTAGATCATGGCTAAAGGTATTCGCGAGAAAATTCGCCTGAACTCCAGCGCCGGTACTGGTCACTTCTATACCACTACCAAAAACAAGCGCACCATGCCCGAAAAAATGGAAATCAAAAAGTTTGATCCCGTTGTTCGTCAGCATGTGATCTACAAGGAAGGCAAAATCAAGTAATTACTTGATGCTGCATTCCCAAAAACCCGGCCTTGTGCCGGGTTTTTTTATGCGCCGAATTCAGTACACTGCCGGTTCAAAGGGAGGCTTGCCATGTTCAAACTGAGCCGCAAAGGCTGGAACAACGTGATCATCGTGGTGGTACTGATCGTGATCACCCTGCTGCACCGGCTGGAGCTGGCCCAGCAGGAGAACAGCGCCAAACGCGCGCGTCCGCTGCTGCCGGAGGATGCGGTGGTGCTTACCTGGCAGGGGCCGAGCTGGCAGATTGAACGGATCGGTCAGGGCTGGCGCAGTGGGCCGGATCTGGGGCTCGACAGCAAGCAGCTGGCGGCTCATATCGCACGCTGGCAGGGCTGGCTGCTGCCACCCGGCGAAGCGGTACGCGGTGCCCCCGTTACCCTCAGGGTGTGGATTGCCGGCCAGAACGATCCGGTCGAGATCGGCCTCTATCAGAACAGCGGTCAGTATGGTGCCCAGCTGCCGTCCGGTCTCTGGCTCGCCCTCACTGCCGAGCAGTATCGCGATCTGCTGCGTCCTGCCCCCTGATTTCCTTTTCCTTGCGAGGTGCCCATGCCTGAATTGCCAGAAGTTGAAGTCAGCCGTCAGGGGATCTCTCCCTGGCTCACCGGTATCAAGGTGACACGCGTGGTGGTGCGGGATGGCCGCCTGCGCTGGCCGATCCCCGGTGAGATTCAGGAGCTGGTGGACCTCACCATCCATCGGGTGCGCCGCCGTGCCAAATACCTGCTGCTGGAGACCGATTTCGGCACCGCCATCCTCCATCTGGGGATGTCCGGCAGCCTGCGGGTACTGGATATCGGCACCCCGGCCGAGAAGCACGACCACGTGGATATCGAGCTGGAGAATGGCAAGCTGCTGCGGCTCAACGATCCGCGCCGCTTCGGTGCCCTGTTGTGGACCCGTGAACCGGCCGAAGCCCACGCGCTGCTCGCCAAGCTGGGGCCAGAGCCGCTCACCGATGCCTTCAATGCCGATTACCTGCAGGGGCGCGCCAAGGGGCGCAGTACTGCAATCAAGCAGTTCCTGATGGACAATCAGGTGGTGGTCGGGGTGGGCAACATCTACGCCAACGAGGCGCTCTATGCCGCCGGCATTCACCCCAAGCGGGCGGCGGGTACTATCAGTGCCAAACGGCTGGGAACCCTGGTGGCAGAGATAAAGCGGGTACTGGCCGAGGCGATTCGTCAGGGCGGCACCACCCTCAAGGACTTCACCAGCGCCGATGGCAAGCCGGGCTATTTCGTGCAGCAGTTGCAGGTCTATGGCCGTGGCGGGCAGCCCTGTTTCCACTGTCACACCCTGCTGACCGAGATCAGAATGGGGCAGCGCACCACGGTTTTTTGCACTCATTGCCAGCGCTGAGCGTACTTTTTTCCCCGATCCGGGGGAAGTTGTAACAGCATATTTCCAGGCTGTTGAATATTTGCGCAGTCATCACTAGTATCTGCGGCCGTTCAGGCGGTTTGAGAACTAGAAATGACTTTAAAATCAATAGACTGGGAATATCTATCCCAGCAAGAGCGCTATTGCGCCAAGAAAATGGCCCGCTTCCTCTACCCCGAGGGGTGCGAGCGCCAAACCTTCAATCGCGGCAAGTTCGTGCTTCGCAGTCTGCTCTATCGCAAGTCGCTAAGCCGGGTCTTCAATCTGTTCCGGTGCGAGTCGCTCAAAGCGCTGCCGGCCATTTATCCCGAGCTGCTCGACAAGCCGATGCGTCCCTATCGCTTCGCTAGCGCCAGTGCCCGCCAGCGGGTCGAGATGCTTGAAAACCACTACCGGTTGCTGCTGGAGTGCTACCCGCAACTGATCGAGCGGCTCTATCTGGGTGAGGGGATCTCGCTGGGGCACTATCCCCAGAGCGGCTGTCGCATTCTGCTGCGCCATGATGGCACTTTTCGCCGCGAGGCCGAGCTGGCACTCTCCATCGTCAACAATGAGGAGCAACGCCTTTACAGCTGTGCGTTCTCGCTGGCGGGCAGTGCGGAACGTCTGATGCTGATGATCGGCTCCATGCAAGGGCCGGAGCCTGCGGTCGACAATGCCCAGGATCGGGTGCGTGAGCTGACCAAAGAGGGACACGGCCTGCGGCCCAAATCCTTGCTGGTGCAACTGGTGCTGCAACTGGCGCAGAGCATGGGGGCGGCGGAGGTGCTGGCGGTGCGCAAGCAGGCCCACGTGTTTCAGGCCAGGCGCTACAGCAGCAAGCAGAAAGCCAACCTGCAGGCCGATTATGACGAGCTGTGGCAGGAGTTCGACGCTCGTGATGTGGATGCCAACTTCGTCGCCCTGCAAGCTCAGCCGCGCAAGCCGCTGGAGGAGATCGCCTCCAAGAAGCGGGCCATGTACCGGCGCCGCTACGAGTGGCTCGATCTGCTGGTGCAGGAGATGAGCGAGCAGTTTGCTCGTGAGTAACCGGCAAGCAGGTGGACCTCTTCATAACGAGACAGATACAACAAGGGCTACCTGCGGGTAGCCCTTGTTGTATCTGCCA
Proteins encoded in this region:
- a CDS encoding transporter substrate-binding domain-containing protein produces the protein MIRVWWWCMALWTVGVSATEQPIRAWNLLLDHPNPAVVQLLRLSLDLTVPEYGPYQLVPSPQMEQGRAVKELRSGELVQIGVFAPDGERERELLAIHIPLAKGLLGWRVCLVRQGDEGRFAAIESLADWHRAGLSIGQHRSWPDTQLLRANGLKVTVGNLYEALFNMLRKKRFDCFLRSVIEIEDELRQHPDLAIEPRLVFRYPLALLFFVSPNYPELAQRIELGLQRARQSGAFDRVFEEGFGSTIRRLKLDERVRLELHNPDLPLPSRVMMADPALIYKPVSAQ
- the ilvY gene encoding HTH-type transcriptional activator IlvY; this translates as MDLRNLELFLHLADSLHFGKSADAMAVSPSTLSRAIQRLEQETGCILFERDNRSVRLTPAGEKLREFGGGLLQEWRQLKQELKRSDEPLQGRLRVFCSVTASYFLLPEVLERFRRRYPQLEIKLETGDPALAVDKILADEADLAIAARPDALPAKLEFASLQLVPLVFIAPRNAPQLNQWFRQGEPDWEQLPVILSEQGLARKRSDQWFRNKGIAPNIYAEVAGNEGIVAMVALGCGVGLVPAAVIDHSPLGDKVRIIDLKPAFKPFDVGIGVLKKRLEEPLIRAFWDTAQNQGSLR
- the ilvC gene encoding ketol-acid reductoisomerase; translation: MANYFNTLNLRQQLAQLGKCRFMQREEFADGCNVLKGKKVVIVGCGAQGLNQGLNMRDSGLDISYALRKAAITEKRASWQKATDNGFAVGTYEELIPTADLVLNLTPDKQHSDVVKTVMPLMKQGAALGYSHGFNVVEEGQQIRSDITVVMVAPKCPGTEVREEYKRGFGVPTLIAVHPENDPKGEGMAIAKAWASATGGDRAGVLESSFVAEVKSDLMGEQTILCGMLQAGSLLCYDKLVAEGTDPAYAGKLIQFGWETITEALKQGGISLMMDRLSNPAKLRAFELSEQLKTLMRPLFEKHMDDIIAGEFSRGMMADWAEDDVKLFTWREETGKSAFENAPAFAGKIAEQEYFDNGVVMVAMVKAGVELAFETMVASGIYEESAYYESLHELPLIANTVARKRLYEMNVVISDTAEYGNYLFANAAVPLLREHFMPTLKAGDLGASKAEGQSVDNLALLAANEATRNHPIEKIGQVLRGYMKDMKRIAVGG
- the pgi gene encoding glucose-6-phosphate isomerase, which encodes MKNINPTQTQAWQALEAHFAANKETRLKDLFAQDPKRFDKFSLTFGGDILVDYSKNLITEETLKLLVDLAKETDLRSAIDAMFNGDKINMTEGRSVLHVALRNRSDRPIECDGKDVMPEVNAVLAKMKGFCEKIISGEWKGYTGKAIQHVVNIGIGGSDLGPVMITEALRPYKNHLQMHFVSNVDGTHIAETLKKIDPETTLFLVASKTFTTQETMTNALTARDWFINIAGDKAHVAKHFAALSTNGKAVAEFGIDTNNMFEFWDWVGGRYSSWSAIGMPIALSVGFENFEALLQGAFEMDMHFATASYEQNVPVLLALIGLWYNNFYGAESEAILPYDQYMHRFPAYFQQGNMESNGKYVDRNGKPVDYQTGPIIWGEPGTNGQHAFYQLIHQGTKLIPCDFLAPAISHNPIGDHHPKLLANFFAQTEALAFGKSKEEVEAEFLAAGKTLEQVKDLVPFKVFEGNRPTNSILFKSLTPKTLGALIAMYEHKIFVQGAIWNIFSFDQWGVELGKQLANKILPELGNNEAVTSHDCSTNGLINTWKAWKA
- a CDS encoding mechanosensitive ion channel domain-containing protein, coding for MEPEIITEAQTWLVNNQGLLIEYAVNIAAALLTLLVGYIAANLLSGGVVKVMQARKLDTTVTHFVGSILKYAILVFVVIAALGRVGVQTASFVAIIGAAGLAIGLALQGSLSNFAAGFLLIIFRPIKAGEFIEVAGTSGVVQSVQLFTTTLTSGDNKMVVVPNSAILNGTIVNYSRMDTRRVDMTFGIGYGSDLRKAKQILERLVNEEPRILKDPAATIAVAALADSSVNIVVRPWVKTGDYWGVWFDFHEKVKLTFDAEGIEIPFPQMVMHMQKPQA